In a genomic window of Coprococcus eutactus:
- a CDS encoding helix-turn-helix domain-containing protein codes for MEDKLNDKWINIEEAAEYLGVKPVTLRGWIRNDKGIPAHKIGKQWKFKCSELDVWVKSGKSAIE; via the coding sequence ATGGAAGATAAGTTGAATGATAAATGGATAAACATTGAAGAAGCTGCTGAATACCTAGGTGTCAAGCCGGTGACGCTCCGAGGATGGATACGTAATGATAAAGGAATACCAGCACACAAAATCGGGAAGCAATGGAAGTTTAAATGTTCTGAACTTGATGTGTGGGTTAAAAGTGGAAAAAGCGCTATCGAGTAA
- a CDS encoding type I restriction-modification system subunit M: MAVKKTELYSSLWASCDALRGGMDASQYKDYILTLLFMKYVTDKYKGQKYGDLTVFDKANDPNPDPEKRTGCSFDDFIALKNKKNIGEGIDKIIARLAEVNEGLKGVIDIAHFNDEAKIGKDKEMVDKLTKLIAIFQRPELDFSKNKVEGDDIIGDAYEYLMRNFASESGKSKGQFYTPAEVSRILAKIIGIDKCTDHDATVCDPACGSGSLLIRALAEAPFEISGYGQEKDGSTAGLAKMNAVLHNKATIRIMAGNTFSDPQFMKTDNPSELERFNYIVANPPFSLKNWSDGLKEFGRFSGYGDRPPEKNGDYAWLMHILKTLKSTGKAAVILPHGVLFRGNAEATIRQTIVDKGWIKGIISLPPNLFYGTGIPACILVIDKEGAENRAGIFMIDAGKGYVKDGSKNRLREQDIYRIVTTFNEQITTDPKYARFVPNKEIKEKNGYNLNISRYIDSSAPEDIQDIYAHIHGGIPAADIDALERFWTAFPTLKNELFGVFSEGYYKLNVEEDVIRQTTYSNAEFAVYGEMIDEVFANWKSYADSKLKNLKAGVSAKELIIELAQAILKEFESLSLINKYDVYQVLLAYWNEVLSDDVSMIISDEAGYGVARETENIMKETKKKDDDGNQELKVAGWEGKLIPKALIISELFPEEKKAMDDLVDFVVETDSRLMSLVEESAEDSVLSDVAEGGKVKSKDIQEKMDEIMSHVHTPLIDGLVKLQGMLPMKKKEYVDYISNNIILEVAYTEKGTVTKTSVSYALAMARAEAPAPEAYADDYAELKAAFELAKKSEESTKLIKEMDKELDEKARERYATLTDDEIIDLLVNKKWYYTIGTGINDLYAAISHQLADRIIELSKRYENTLPDLMKQTADYEAKVKSHLERMGFKW, encoded by the coding sequence ATGGCAGTAAAGAAAACAGAGCTATATAGCTCCCTTTGGGCGAGCTGCGATGCATTGCGCGGAGGCATGGATGCATCACAATATAAGGATTACATACTTACACTTTTATTTATGAAGTATGTAACTGATAAATACAAAGGACAGAAATACGGAGATTTGACGGTTTTTGATAAGGCAAATGATCCGAATCCTGACCCTGAGAAAAGAACAGGCTGTTCTTTTGATGATTTTATAGCACTTAAAAATAAGAAGAACATTGGTGAAGGTATAGATAAGATTATAGCTCGCCTAGCTGAAGTAAACGAAGGGTTGAAGGGCGTTATAGATATTGCTCATTTTAATGATGAAGCAAAAATAGGTAAAGACAAAGAGATGGTTGATAAGCTTACTAAGCTTATTGCAATTTTTCAGCGTCCTGAACTTGATTTTTCAAAGAACAAAGTAGAAGGCGACGATATTATTGGTGACGCTTACGAATATTTGATGCGTAACTTTGCGTCTGAAAGTGGAAAGAGTAAGGGACAATTCTACACTCCGGCAGAGGTATCTCGAATTCTTGCAAAAATTATCGGTATCGATAAGTGTACAGACCATGATGCAACCGTATGCGATCCGGCTTGTGGAAGTGGATCTTTGTTAATCAGAGCATTAGCAGAAGCTCCTTTTGAAATTTCAGGCTATGGTCAGGAAAAAGATGGTTCTACAGCTGGTTTGGCAAAGATGAATGCGGTTCTTCATAATAAAGCTACAATTAGAATTATGGCAGGAAACACATTCTCAGATCCGCAGTTTATGAAAACTGATAATCCATCAGAACTTGAGCGATTTAATTATATTGTGGCAAACCCTCCATTCTCTCTTAAAAACTGGTCCGATGGGTTAAAAGAGTTTGGGCGATTTTCTGGATATGGGGATAGACCACCTGAAAAGAATGGTGATTACGCTTGGTTAATGCACATTTTGAAAACCCTGAAGTCTACTGGTAAAGCAGCAGTAATTCTTCCTCATGGAGTATTGTTTAGAGGAAATGCTGAAGCAACTATCAGACAGACAATTGTTGATAAAGGCTGGATTAAAGGAATTATCAGCTTGCCTCCAAACTTATTTTACGGAACGGGTATTCCTGCTTGCATTCTCGTAATTGATAAAGAAGGTGCGGAAAACCGCGCTGGTATATTTATGATTGATGCAGGCAAGGGCTATGTAAAAGATGGAAGCAAGAACAGACTCCGTGAACAGGATATTTATCGTATTGTAACTACTTTTAATGAGCAGATTACAACAGATCCTAAATATGCTCGTTTTGTACCAAACAAAGAAATTAAGGAAAAGAATGGGTACAACTTAAATATTTCTCGTTACATTGATTCTTCTGCCCCGGAAGATATTCAGGATATCTATGCGCATATTCATGGTGGTATACCAGCAGCGGATATTGATGCACTAGAACGTTTCTGGACTGCATTCCCGACTCTGAAGAATGAACTTTTTGGTGTGTTTAGTGAAGGATACTATAAGCTGAATGTAGAAGAAGATGTGATTCGTCAGACAACATACTCTAACGCAGAATTTGCTGTTTATGGAGAAATGATTGATGAAGTATTCGCAAATTGGAAGTCTTACGCAGATTCTAAACTTAAGAATTTGAAGGCTGGCGTGTCTGCAAAAGAACTGATTATTGAATTGGCTCAAGCTATATTGAAAGAGTTTGAGAGCCTTTCACTTATTAATAAATATGATGTATATCAGGTACTTCTTGCTTACTGGAATGAAGTGCTTAGTGATGATGTTTCTATGATTATCTCCGACGAAGCTGGTTATGGCGTTGCAAGAGAAACAGAAAACATTATGAAAGAAACAAAGAAAAAAGATGATGATGGAAATCAGGAATTGAAAGTTGCAGGATGGGAAGGAAAACTTATTCCCAAAGCGCTTATTATTTCCGAACTTTTCCCGGAAGAGAAAAAAGCGATGGATGACCTTGTTGATTTTGTTGTAGAAACAGATTCTCGTCTTATGTCTTTAGTTGAAGAATCTGCAGAGGATTCCGTTTTGTCCGATGTGGCTGAAGGTGGAAAAGTTAAGAGCAAGGATATCCAAGAAAAGATGGATGAAATCATGAGCCATGTTCATACTCCACTGATTGATGGACTAGTCAAATTACAGGGCATGCTTCCTATGAAGAAAAAGGAGTATGTGGATTATATTAGTAACAATATTATTCTTGAAGTGGCTTATACAGAAAAAGGTACTGTGACAAAGACATCCGTTTCATATGCATTGGCAATGGCACGCGCAGAAGCACCAGCTCCGGAAGCATATGCAGATGATTATGCAGAGTTGAAAGCTGCGTTTGAATTAGCTAAGAAGTCCGAAGAATCAACAAAGCTTATCAAGGAGATGGATAAAGAACTTGACGAGAAGGCTCGTGAGAGATATGCAACTTTAACAGACGATGAAATCATAGATTTACTGGTAAATAAAAAATGGTATTACACCATCGGTACAGGTATTAATGATTTGTATGCAGCAATCTCCCATCAGCTTGCAGACCGCATTATTGAACTTTCTAAACGTTATGAAAATACTCTTCCTGATCTTATGAAGCAGACTGCTGACTATGAGGCAAAGGTCAAGAGTCATCTGGAGAGGATGGGCTTCAAATGGTAA
- a CDS encoding restriction endonuclease subunit S, giving the protein MVKELKHTEIGDIPVDWELQTFDETFRVISNNTLSRENLNNRGGAVRNIHYGDILTKFPEVLDCNEEEIPYVNELSLLSSSTQLLQDGDIVVADTAEDETVGKVIEVQNLGDSKLVAGLHTIPCRVKKGDFAPGWLGYYMNSDLFHNQILPYITGIKVSSISKGAISETLILVPPFDEQEKIVQSLNKIQLLMTSETKVVNKIKLVKNGCLSKMFPQKDDTVPEMRLPGFTEAWEQRKLGDEATEMLAGGDIDKSRVVENGQYPIYANALTNDGIVGYYDDYYRVKAPAVTVTGRGDVGHAQARIDDFTPVVRLLAIRSEHDVYFLENAINKHVVIVESTGVPQLTVPQLGNYIISFPTTTEEEIKIGSYFHNLDHLISLHQCKCDKYSNIKKGMMSDLLTGKIRLV; this is encoded by the coding sequence ATGGTAAAAGAATTAAAACATACGGAGATTGGTGATATTCCAGTAGACTGGGAACTCCAAACATTTGACGAAACGTTTAGGGTGATATCCAATAATACTCTGTCACGTGAAAATTTAAATAATCGTGGTGGAGCTGTAAGAAATATTCATTATGGTGATATTTTAACAAAGTTTCCGGAAGTATTGGATTGTAACGAAGAAGAAATTCCATACGTAAATGAGTTATCTCTGTTATCTTCATCGACTCAATTACTTCAGGACGGTGACATTGTTGTTGCAGATACGGCAGAGGACGAAACTGTTGGAAAAGTTATTGAGGTACAGAATCTCGGTGATAGTAAACTTGTTGCAGGACTTCATACCATTCCATGTAGAGTGAAAAAAGGTGATTTTGCTCCGGGGTGGTTAGGATATTACATGAATTCTGATTTATTTCACAATCAAATATTGCCATATATAACAGGTATAAAAGTGTCATCAATATCAAAAGGAGCTATTTCAGAGACATTGATATTGGTACCTCCATTTGATGAACAGGAGAAAATAGTACAATCATTAAATAAAATACAGTTATTAATGACATCAGAAACAAAAGTTGTAAATAAGATAAAGCTTGTTAAAAATGGATGTTTATCGAAAATGTTTCCACAAAAGGATGACACAGTTCCAGAAATGCGTTTGCCAGGATTTACTGAAGCTTGGGAACAGCGTAAGTTGGGTGATGAAGCAACCGAAATGTTAGCAGGCGGAGATATCGACAAAAGTAGAGTTGTTGAAAATGGTCAATATCCAATATATGCAAATGCGTTAACAAACGATGGTATCGTTGGATATTACGATGATTATTATCGAGTAAAAGCTCCTGCTGTAACAGTTACTGGTAGAGGTGATGTAGGGCATGCACAAGCGAGAATAGATGATTTTACGCCTGTTGTAAGATTGCTTGCCATTCGTTCAGAACATGATGTTTATTTTTTAGAGAATGCAATAAATAAACATGTTGTAATTGTTGAGTCAACAGGAGTTCCGCAACTAACTGTACCACAGTTGGGGAATTATATAATCTCATTTCCTACAACAACCGAGGAAGAGATTAAAATCGGAAGCTATTTCCACAATCTCGACCACCTCATCTCTCTTCATCAGTGTAAGTGTGATAAATATTCGAATATTAAAAAAGGTATGATGAGCGACTTGCTTACAGGGAAAATACGATTAGTTTAG
- a CDS encoding type I restriction endonuclease subunit R translates to MSIGDTERATQDRVVSFFKDRDILDYEYVGNLKDAANKNIREDRLRAYLRLSGYSQKLIDGAVSELVKAADDMTHGLYDANHKVYSLLKYGAKVKETADGAPKTVYFMDVETPTNNDFAIAEEVTVVGRQEKRPDLVIYVNGIAMAVIELKKSSVSVSNGIRQNLTNQKDGFIAPFFTTMQFCMAGNEIEGLRYGTIQTKEKYYMEWKPDGFHENEDERDPEDARIMAYCEKLDNLLLQQIYQMFDKKRFIDLIENFVVYDKGIKKVCRYNQFYGIKRTQRRLAKQHGGIIWHTQGSGKTLTMVWLSKWILANCEEEDPRVLIVTDRDELDEQIEKTYIGVDEKITRTKSCDDLLQKLNSYDDSLLCSLVHKFGRRGGEATESDYDKYIDELKKALPADFKAKGKIFVFVDECHRTQSGKLHAAMQAIMPEAIFIGFTGTPLLKKDKKTSIEVFGTYIHSYKYNEAVKDGVVLDLRYEYRDIPQDITVHDRIDQWFDVKTRTLSSRAKAKLKEKWASMQKIYSSRSRLERVAWDIIQDFDLKPRLMDGNGNAILVADSIYTACKYYEIFQQRGFKKCAIISSYTPQAGDLRTDTVSADDETETFEKYEIYLRMLGFDPDNLPEKVSIQKKVEDFEKEVKEKFVNEPANMKLLIVVDKLLTGFDAPPCTYLYIDKSMQDHGLFQAICRVNRLDGDTKEFGYIVDYKQLFGNLKNAMDKYTSGAFENYAPEDVDGLLKDRGDEAIKHFKDIYEELEELCEGVEAPKEDLQYLHYFCGVSGMSEDMDEIYARLREKLYKLVSSLVRAYAEAKQYMVDICSATELNAYENKVHFYIELKQTIGNKSGDFLDFKAYEPDMRKLIDNYIMASDSIKIGEFDDLTLLDFVMDQGETMTGEDTPSGQKEGAAEAIENNIRRKMVEKVTVNPKYYEKMSAILDKLIQDRQKGVLSYKELLDEYIKLAKNVDHPEENEDYPESVRYSKAMQALYDNVGGDEVLAIELHKAVMNSKMSGFRGDSIKERRIKRALFAILNDDAEVERLYKIIEKQEEY, encoded by the coding sequence ATGAGTATTGGCGACACAGAAAGAGCTACCCAAGATCGTGTGGTTAGCTTCTTTAAGGATAGAGATATCCTTGATTATGAATACGTAGGCAATTTAAAAGATGCCGCAAACAAGAACATCCGTGAAGACCGTCTTCGTGCGTACTTGCGCCTTAGCGGTTACAGCCAGAAATTGATTGACGGAGCTGTTTCTGAACTGGTAAAAGCAGCAGATGATATGACACATGGTTTGTACGATGCAAATCATAAAGTCTATTCTCTTTTGAAGTATGGTGCCAAGGTAAAGGAAACAGCCGATGGAGCACCAAAGACGGTTTATTTCATGGATGTGGAAACACCTACAAATAACGACTTTGCGATTGCCGAGGAAGTTACAGTAGTTGGTCGTCAGGAAAAAAGACCAGACCTTGTAATTTATGTGAATGGTATTGCGATGGCGGTCATTGAATTGAAGAAAAGTAGTGTATCTGTTTCTAATGGTATTCGTCAGAATTTGACAAATCAGAAAGATGGATTTATCGCTCCATTCTTTACGACGATGCAGTTTTGTATGGCCGGTAATGAAATAGAAGGTTTGCGCTATGGAACAATTCAGACCAAAGAGAAATATTATATGGAATGGAAACCAGATGGATTCCATGAAAATGAGGATGAGCGTGACCCAGAGGATGCACGCATCATGGCTTATTGCGAAAAACTGGACAACCTTCTTTTACAGCAGATTTACCAGATGTTCGATAAAAAGCGTTTTATTGACCTTATTGAAAACTTTGTTGTGTATGACAAGGGAATCAAGAAGGTGTGCCGATACAATCAGTTCTATGGTATCAAGCGTACACAAAGGCGATTGGCAAAACAGCACGGTGGTATTATTTGGCATACTCAAGGTAGTGGAAAAACACTTACTATGGTTTGGCTTTCAAAATGGATTCTTGCAAATTGTGAAGAAGAGGATCCTCGTGTGCTTATCGTTACAGACCGAGACGAGCTGGATGAACAGATAGAAAAAACTTATATCGGTGTTGATGAAAAGATCACCAGAACCAAGAGTTGCGATGACTTGCTTCAGAAATTAAATTCTTATGATGATTCATTGTTGTGTTCATTGGTGCATAAGTTTGGCCGTCGTGGTGGTGAAGCCACAGAATCTGATTATGATAAGTATATTGATGAGTTGAAAAAAGCACTCCCTGCAGATTTTAAGGCAAAGGGTAAAATTTTTGTATTTGTAGATGAGTGTCACAGAACTCAGTCTGGTAAATTACATGCAGCAATGCAGGCAATTATGCCGGAAGCTATCTTTATTGGTTTCACTGGTACACCATTATTAAAGAAAGATAAGAAGACAAGTATCGAAGTTTTTGGAACATACATCCATAGCTATAAGTACAATGAAGCGGTTAAAGATGGTGTTGTACTGGATTTGAGATATGAATATAGAGATATTCCGCAGGATATTACAGTCCATGATAGGATTGACCAGTGGTTTGATGTTAAGACTCGTACTCTTTCAAGCAGAGCAAAGGCAAAACTAAAAGAGAAATGGGCAAGCATGCAGAAGATTTATAGCTCACGTTCAAGACTTGAGCGCGTTGCTTGGGACATCATTCAGGATTTCGACTTGAAGCCTCGTCTGATGGATGGTAATGGAAATGCTATTCTTGTAGCTGATTCCATTTATACTGCATGTAAGTATTATGAAATCTTCCAGCAGCGTGGGTTTAAGAAATGTGCAATCATTTCATCCTACACACCACAAGCAGGAGATCTCAGAACAGATACTGTAAGTGCTGATGACGAAACAGAGACTTTTGAAAAATACGAGATTTATCTTCGCATGTTAGGCTTTGACCCTGACAACCTTCCGGAGAAAGTTTCAATTCAGAAGAAAGTGGAAGATTTTGAGAAAGAGGTAAAGGAAAAGTTTGTCAATGAACCTGCAAATATGAAGTTGCTTATTGTAGTTGATAAGCTTCTCACAGGATTTGATGCACCTCCTTGTACATATCTTTATATTGATAAGAGCATGCAAGACCACGGTTTATTCCAAGCGATCTGTCGTGTAAATAGACTGGATGGTGATACCAAGGAATTTGGTTATATTGTGGATTACAAGCAGCTTTTTGGAAATTTAAAAAATGCTATGGATAAGTACACATCTGGAGCATTTGAGAACTATGCCCCTGAAGATGTAGATGGACTTCTTAAAGATAGAGGTGATGAGGCTATTAAACATTTCAAAGATATTTACGAAGAGCTAGAAGAATTATGCGAGGGTGTCGAAGCTCCGAAAGAAGATTTGCAGTATCTTCACTATTTCTGCGGCGTTTCCGGCATGAGCGAAGACATGGATGAAATCTATGCTCGCCTTCGTGAAAAATTATATAAACTCGTAAGCAGTTTAGTTCGTGCTTATGCTGAAGCAAAGCAGTATATGGTTGATATTTGTTCTGCAACAGAACTTAATGCTTATGAGAATAAAGTACATTTCTATATTGAGTTAAAGCAAACTATCGGAAATAAGAGCGGCGACTTCTTAGATTTTAAGGCATATGAACCGGATATGCGAAAGCTTATTGATAATTACATCATGGCTTCTGATAGTATCAAAATTGGTGAATTTGATGACCTAACACTTCTCGATTTCGTAATGGATCAAGGTGAAACGATGACCGGAGAAGATACGCCTTCAGGTCAGAAAGAAGGTGCGGCGGAAGCAATTGAAAACAATATCCGTCGTAAAATGGTAGAAAAGGTAACTGTAAATCCAAAATACTATGAAAAGATGTCAGCGATTTTGGATAAACTGATTCAAGATAGACAGAAGGGCGTTTTGTCCTATAAGGAACTTCTTGATGAATATATTAAACTCGCAAAGAATGTTGACCATCCGGAAGAAAATGAAGACTATCCTGAAAGCGTGAGATATAGTAAGGCCATGCAAGCATTATATGATAATGTTGGCGGGGATGAAGTGTTGGCTATTGAACTTCATAAAGCTGTTATGAATAGTAAAATGAGTGGTTTTCGTGGGGATTCAATCAAGGAAAGAAGAATCAAGAGAGCGTTGTTTGCAATTCTCAATGATGATGCAGAGGTTGAACGTCTGTATAAGATTATTGAGAAGCAGGAGGAATATTAA
- a CDS encoding YgjP-like metallopeptidase domain-containing protein: MRIVISGIPIDIQKKNIKNMHLQIKPPDGHVVISAPLSMDDKAIEVYARTNLSWIKKQIEKFQQQPRSAKRQYVSGETMYIWGKQYYLSFVPDAQKNSFEIQGDKVILSMREDSTVKQRENYVREQYRSLLKVEIERLLPKWEQITELHCESWQTKYMVTRWGTCNTEKKKLWFNLQLAQKPIECLEYVILHELIHLRERTHNSTFIAYMDMYMKNWRAVRKELNDSRLDYYDAQDESPLQKLIDQRRYDEIKDAVLDYMTEKVKENKATLSDIEIQNVVHIEQVDDGAISFSVIVSCDIEHSISSTGRVSFTEKWLDVRCKVLLGVELTDFEIININECEQQEDSDNDKYSGELVPIISRDAFENEATKFLEKYYPLALQEPVAVPIRKIAEDMGLSIIEDSLLSSELDIFGLVVFEDGNIKDKNKNIVIRNAKRGTVLIDPRVYYERTLGTVNFTIAHECFHWYRHQPYHALMKMLGANDELGKIIQCSIGSNAKDSEKWKAVDWMEWQANGVAPHILMPTNTAKIKISELIEKYHIHFDGTDGYQIEEMISELADFYGLSKQAVKMRIREMGFAKVDGAFTYVNGQYVTPFSFDASALTDNQSFTISSADLFKAYCLNKDFRKAIDTGKFVYVEGHVCLDDEKYIIHSEGRVKLTQYALSHIDECCLAFDKGYSYQSKYQGQKYYVQMMYKTPSQVAAQEYSFEMNAHNRTLLSQIQRASRSADAMRLYPGAFSETLVQLMKEKKLSNKKLADASLVGERTIQRLRNEEEYPTTVQTVLGLCYGLQLSVPEAEMLVGKTDFNIKPTNPQNNAYRCVLSSCAENSIYEVNEMLESCGFEPLGSSKMG; encoded by the coding sequence ATGAGAATTGTGATTTCGGGCATACCGATCGATATTCAAAAAAAGAATATTAAGAATATGCACCTTCAGATAAAACCGCCTGATGGACATGTTGTTATTTCGGCACCATTATCAATGGATGATAAGGCAATCGAGGTGTATGCTCGAACCAATCTCAGTTGGATAAAAAAACAAATTGAGAAGTTCCAGCAACAACCAAGAAGTGCTAAGCGGCAGTATGTTAGCGGTGAAACTATGTACATCTGGGGCAAACAGTATTACTTATCCTTTGTACCAGATGCTCAAAAGAACAGCTTTGAAATTCAAGGAGATAAAGTAATTCTCTCAATGAGAGAAGATAGTACGGTTAAGCAACGAGAAAACTATGTGCGTGAACAGTATCGTAGCTTACTAAAAGTTGAGATAGAAAGACTTCTTCCTAAATGGGAACAAATTACTGAGCTTCACTGTGAGTCGTGGCAAACAAAATATATGGTTACGCGTTGGGGAACCTGTAACACTGAAAAAAAGAAGCTGTGGTTTAATCTGCAGTTGGCCCAGAAACCTATTGAATGTTTAGAATATGTTATTTTACATGAATTGATTCATCTGAGGGAACGTACACATAATTCGACATTTATTGCATATATGGACATGTATATGAAAAACTGGAGAGCAGTACGAAAAGAATTGAATGATTCAAGACTAGACTATTATGATGCTCAGGATGAGAGTCCTTTGCAAAAATTGATCGACCAAAGAAGATATGATGAGATAAAAGACGCTGTTCTTGATTATATGACGGAAAAAGTGAAAGAGAATAAAGCTACACTATCAGACATCGAAATCCAAAATGTAGTCCATATTGAACAGGTAGATGATGGTGCGATTAGCTTTTCTGTAATCGTTAGTTGTGATATCGAACATTCTATATCTTCAACGGGTAGGGTTTCGTTTACTGAAAAATGGCTTGATGTAAGGTGTAAAGTTCTTTTAGGCGTGGAACTAACAGATTTTGAAATTATAAATATTAATGAATGTGAGCAACAGGAAGATTCAGATAATGACAAGTATTCCGGTGAATTGGTACCGATTATTTCAAGAGATGCTTTTGAAAATGAAGCTACAAAATTCCTGGAGAAATATTATCCTTTGGCTTTACAGGAACCGGTAGCTGTTCCTATTAGAAAGATTGCAGAGGACATGGGTCTTTCGATTATAGAAGATTCGTTGCTTTCATCAGAACTTGATATTTTTGGTTTGGTTGTTTTTGAAGACGGAAATATTAAGGATAAAAACAAGAATATTGTTATCAGAAATGCCAAACGTGGAACAGTTTTGATAGATCCTCGTGTATATTATGAACGAACCTTAGGTACTGTGAACTTTACCATTGCGCATGAGTGCTTCCATTGGTATAGGCATCAACCGTATCATGCTTTGATGAAGATGCTTGGAGCAAATGATGAATTAGGGAAAATAATACAGTGTTCTATAGGTAGCAATGCAAAAGATTCAGAAAAGTGGAAGGCTGTGGATTGGATGGAGTGGCAAGCTAATGGAGTTGCTCCACATATCTTGATGCCAACAAATACAGCAAAAATAAAAATTTCAGAACTCATAGAAAAATACCATATTCATTTTGATGGTACAGATGGTTATCAAATCGAGGAAATGATTTCAGAATTAGCTGATTTCTATGGATTATCAAAACAGGCAGTTAAGATGCGCATAAGAGAAATGGGCTTTGCAAAAGTTGATGGTGCATTTACATATGTTAATGGACAATATGTTACTCCATTTTCATTTGATGCATCAGCCTTGACGGATAATCAATCGTTCACAATATCCTCAGCTGATTTATTTAAGGCGTATTGTTTAAATAAAGACTTTAGAAAAGCCATTGATACAGGAAAGTTTGTTTATGTTGAGGGCCATGTTTGCCTTGATGATGAGAAGTATATCATACATTCAGAGGGGCGAGTAAAACTTACACAGTATGCTTTATCTCACATTGATGAATGCTGTCTTGCTTTTGATAAGGGATATAGTTATCAGTCGAAGTATCAGGGACAAAAATACTATGTCCAAATGATGTACAAGACGCCGAGTCAGGTGGCAGCACAAGAATACTCATTTGAGATGAATGCTCACAACAGAACATTGTTATCTCAAATCCAGAGAGCAAGTCGAAGCGCTGATGCAATGAGATTATATCCGGGAGCCTTCTCTGAAACATTGGTACAGCTTATGAAAGAGAAAAAGCTTTCTAATAAGAAATTAGCAGATGCCTCATTGGTGGGCGAACGTACAATACAGAGATTAAGAAATGAGGAAGAATATCCCACAACAGTTCAAACGGTTTTGGGATTGTGTTACGGATTACAGCTTTCAGTGCCTGAAGCAGAAATGTTGGTCGGGAAAACCGATTTCAATATAAAGCCAACTAATCCACAAAATAATGCTTATAGATGCGTATTAAGCTCATGTGCCGAGAATAGCATATATGAGGTTAATGAGATGTTAGAATCTTGTGGATTTGAGCCACTTGGTAGTTCAAAAATGGGATAA